In a single window of the uncultured Dysgonomonas sp. genome:
- the queG gene encoding tRNA epoxyqueuosine(34) reductase QueG, which produces MITSAQIKEYALTLGFDACGICSAEEVDLENQEGYKNWIDNSFYAGMDYMARNEDKRCNPALLVEGARSVVCVALNYYPEAKAPEENPQFAYYAYGKDYHDVVKAKLQQLFDFIKSLNPSAEGRPFVDTAPVLERYWAAKAGLGFIGKNSLLIIPKRGSYFFLGELILNLDLEYDKPLSLSCGNCTRCLDACPTKAIVAPRIVDANKCISYQTIENKGEIDEAIVPHLNNRFYGCDICQQVCPWNRYSKPHKTEEFDPSQAFLDLSFEKLDNLTVEEYQVIFKGSAVKRAKYSGLKRNLEALKRSKK; this is translated from the coding sequence TTGATAACTTCGGCTCAAATAAAAGAATACGCCCTGACGCTTGGCTTTGATGCCTGCGGCATCTGCAGTGCCGAGGAAGTAGACTTGGAGAATCAGGAAGGTTATAAAAACTGGATTGATAATTCATTTTATGCAGGAATGGACTATATGGCACGTAATGAGGATAAACGATGCAATCCTGCTTTGTTAGTCGAAGGTGCCCGCTCGGTAGTATGTGTGGCATTAAATTACTATCCGGAGGCAAAGGCGCCGGAAGAGAATCCACAGTTTGCGTATTATGCTTACGGGAAAGATTATCACGATGTGGTAAAAGCTAAATTGCAACAGCTCTTTGATTTCATTAAGTCATTAAACCCATCGGCCGAAGGACGCCCCTTTGTTGATACAGCTCCGGTTCTGGAGCGCTATTGGGCAGCAAAGGCCGGATTAGGATTTATCGGTAAGAATTCATTGCTTATTATTCCAAAAAGAGGGTCTTATTTCTTTTTGGGAGAATTAATCCTTAATCTGGATCTGGAGTATGACAAACCTTTGTCCCTCTCGTGCGGTAACTGTACGCGGTGTCTTGATGCTTGTCCTACAAAAGCAATTGTAGCACCCAGGATAGTAGATGCCAATAAATGTATTTCGTATCAGACTATAGAAAATAAGGGAGAGATAGATGAAGCCATTGTACCTCATCTTAACAACCGTTTTTACGGATGTGATATTTGTCAGCAGGTTTGTCCTTGGAACAGGTATTCGAAGCCGCATAAGACTGAGGAGTTTGATCCGTCGCAGGCTTTTCTTGATTTGTCTTTTGAGAAGCTAGATAATCTGACAGTGGAAGAATATCAGGTTATTTTTAAAGGTTCGGCAGTGAAACGGGCAAAGTATAGCGGACTGAAACGAAATTTGGAAGCGTTAAAACGCAGTAAGAAGTAA
- a CDS encoding DUF805 domain-containing protein → MEWFLKVVKEHYADFNGRARRKEYWMFALVATIPIIVLYILGIIFAFISGILSAIIFIVIGLFALAIAIPGLAVGIRRMHDVGKSGWYLLIPIYSLILAITEGEKGDNQYGPDPKASER, encoded by the coding sequence ATGGAGTGGTTTTTAAAAGTAGTAAAAGAACATTATGCGGATTTTAACGGACGAGCGAGACGTAAAGAGTATTGGATGTTTGCTTTGGTAGCAACAATACCAATTATAGTCCTTTATATTCTTGGTATAATCTTTGCATTTATTTCCGGCATCTTAAGTGCCATTATTTTTATTGTTATAGGGTTGTTTGCCTTAGCAATAGCAATTCCGGGTTTAGCTGTTGGCATCAGACGCATGCATGATGTAGGCAAAAGCGGTTGGTATCTGCTTATTCCTATTTACAGCTTAATATTAGCTATCACCGAAGGGGAAAAAGGAGATAACCAATATGGTCCCGATCCTAAAGCTAGTGAGCGTTAA
- a CDS encoding T9SS type A sorting domain-containing protein, whose translation MKPAQILFLLSLWVALPGFSQLNNSHNHLRPGDVLIKQQVEYRDPGNAGKDRLWDFSNLKTLNNAYTLTYSLPPLEGDSVYILGDTRYPKKDISDNELIVGTEHNTMYYYRMIHDSLLQTGHENPVVELKYTTPMVLMQYPLNYGQSISSDYTSKGLYSGTVDIHTHGTMVTAADAYGKMILPSGDTLSPVLRVKTIQSILDSPVEGSFSIETGDQGKQLETCRWYSKGYRYPVFETVRNINLNDSTEIFSTAFFYPPQDHLYLDTDPENLALLEEVWDMDKKQEELQEQVKTVSLEDIMSCRIYPNPVTSILNLEYELKQEAKVAFELYSIDGMPVKKIAAKSKTAGIYYETIDCSSLHPKNYVLRITANSVLINEIIIKK comes from the coding sequence ATGAAGCCTGCCCAAATTCTCTTCCTGCTATCCCTGTGGGTAGCATTACCCGGTTTTAGCCAATTGAACAATTCTCACAATCATCTTCGCCCCGGCGATGTGTTAATCAAACAACAGGTAGAATATAGAGATCCAGGAAATGCGGGAAAAGACCGGCTTTGGGATTTCAGTAATCTCAAGACACTGAATAACGCCTATACCCTGACATATTCATTACCACCTCTGGAAGGGGATAGTGTTTATATACTGGGTGATACCCGCTATCCCAAAAAGGATATTTCGGACAATGAGCTGATTGTGGGTACAGAGCATAATACGATGTATTATTACCGGATGATACATGATTCCCTGTTACAGACCGGACATGAAAACCCCGTTGTAGAACTGAAATATACCACACCTATGGTACTGATGCAATACCCGCTGAATTACGGTCAGTCCATTAGCTCGGATTATACCTCTAAAGGTTTGTATTCGGGCACAGTGGACATACATACCCATGGTACAATGGTTACCGCAGCAGATGCTTATGGTAAGATGATACTGCCATCCGGAGATACCTTAAGTCCGGTACTCCGGGTAAAGACAATACAGAGTATCCTTGATAGCCCTGTAGAAGGTTCATTTAGCATAGAGACGGGCGATCAGGGCAAACAGCTCGAGACCTGCCGTTGGTACAGCAAAGGCTATCGCTATCCGGTATTTGAGACAGTGAGAAATATTAACCTGAATGACAGTACGGAAATCTTTTCTACAGCATTTTTCTATCCGCCACAAGACCACCTTTATCTGGATACTGATCCTGAAAATCTTGCTTTGCTAGAAGAGGTATGGGATATGGATAAGAAGCAGGAGGAACTGCAAGAACAGGTAAAGACAGTATCCCTGGAAGATATTATGAGTTGCAGGATATATCCGAATCCGGTAACCTCCATCCTGAACCTGGAGTATGAGTTAAAGCAGGAAGCGAAAGTCGCTTTTGAATTGTATTCGATCGATGGTATGCCTGTAAAGAAGATCGCAGCTAAAAGCAAAACAGCGGGTATTTATTACGAAACGATAGACTGTTCTTCCTTGCATCCGAAAAATTATGTGCTGAGGATTACTGCTAACAGCGTGTTAATAAATGAAATTATTATAAAGAAATAA